In the Acomys russatus chromosome 13, mAcoRus1.1, whole genome shotgun sequence genome, one interval contains:
- the Rpusd3 gene encoding mitochondrial mRNA pseudouridine synthase RPUSD3, which produces MGALRVWRWVSRVWRPGLGTCPRPRDAGFGTEARHRPQGSSKRKEQPFPGLQRTENLGLEELTDILKAAVVDQKGPLVTLNKPQGLPVTGRPGELTLLSVLPQLSQALGLGNQELQVVRAPGKEASGLVLLSSCPQTASHLQKFFNYSRRAQRPTATYCAITDGIPEPPEGTVRVPLKLEHMDGIDLAVPVTSPSRKDIMEGVKKTLSHFYVMATGCGCALVHLQPLTVFPSQLQVHMALQLCPILGDHTYATCVGTVLGQRFLWPAKTTKPQRQVLDEALLRHLHLSPSHAAQMPLHLHLHRLLLPGTRSRDPPSELLAPLPPYFSRTLQCLRLSPQ; this is translated from the exons ATGGGCGCCCTGCGAGTTTGGCGTTGGGTCTCTAGGGTCTGGCGGCCAGGGCTGGGGACCTGCCCACGGCCGAGGGATGCAGGCTTCGGCACCGAGGCCCG GCATCGGCCTCAAGGCTCCAGCAAGCGCAAGGAGCAGCCCTTCCCGGGGCTGCAGCGGACAGAGAACCTGGGCCTGGAGGAGCTGACTGACATACTGAAGGCAGCTGTGGTGGATCAGAAAG GACCTCTGGTGACACTGAACAAGCCACAGGGTCTGCCTGTGACAG GGAGACCGGGAGAGCTGACATTGCTGTCTGTGCTGCCACAGCTGAGCCAGGCCCTGGGGCTGGGAAACCAGGAGCTCCAGGTCGTGCGAGCACCTGGGAA GGAGGCTTCTGGGCTTGTGCTCCTCTCCAGTTGTCCCCAGACAGCAAGCCACCTGCAGAAGTTCTTCAACTACTCAAGGAGAgcccagagacccacagccacctACTG cGCCATCACCGATGGCATCCCTGAGCCTCCTGAGGGGACAGTCCGCGTGCCTCTAAAGCTGGAACACATGGATGGCATTGATCTT GCAGTTCCAGTGACATCCCCATCTCGAAAGGACATCATGGAAGGTGTCAAGAAGACCCTCAGCCATTTCTATGTGATGGCCAcaggctgtggctgtgccctggtCCACCTGCAGCCGCTGACAG TCTTCCCCAGTCAGCTGCAGGTGCACATGGCTCTACAGCTCTGCCCAATTCTTGGGGACCACACCTATGCAACTTGTGTGGGCACTGTTCTGGGCCAGCGCTTCCTGTGGCCAGCCAAGACCACCAAGCCCCAGAGACAG GTCCTAGATGAAGCCCTGCTCAGACATCTCCACCTGAGTCCTTCCCACGCAGCCCAGATGCCTttgcacctgcacctgcaccgCCTCCTCCTCCCAGGCACCAGGTCCAGGGACCCCCCCAGTGAACTTCTGGCACCCCTGCCCCCTTACTTCTCTCGGACCCTGCAGTGTCTGAGGCTCTCCCCACAATAG